The proteins below come from a single Candidatus Methylomirabilis tolerans genomic window:
- a CDS encoding peptidylprolyl isomerase, with the protein MRAFVSEAVILDRVVAVVNDDVITLTEVQEEGLQAIRRIMQETPGMERERQLRSTERQILDELILRRLQLQEAQKDKTEATPVEIQSTIEELKKRNGLASDEELRAALSRELLSEEQFRKGIAEQVVLTKLVARRVRAKVVVLDEEVQQYYEQQQAQFKESPQFKIRHLLVTVPPQATPSEISRAKNRIEEAKELLKTGANFSTVAKQYSEGPLASASGEVWTMKRGELAPELEQAVLALPIGQASDVITTPAGFHLIVVEERAFGQGLAFDQVKERLRAILFEQKTEAKFKEWIESLKTKAHVEKKL; encoded by the coding sequence ATGAGGGCGTTTGTGTCCGAGGCCGTCATCCTTGATCGTGTCGTCGCCGTGGTCAATGATGACGTGATCACCCTGACCGAGGTACAAGAGGAAGGGCTTCAGGCTATCCGAAGGATCATGCAGGAAACGCCGGGGATGGAACGAGAGCGGCAGCTTCGCAGCACGGAACGCCAGATCCTGGACGAGTTGATTCTCAGAAGGCTGCAACTCCAGGAGGCGCAGAAGGACAAGACTGAGGCGACCCCTGTGGAGATTCAGTCCACCATCGAGGAACTGAAGAAGCGCAACGGGTTAGCCAGCGATGAAGAGTTGAGAGCCGCTCTGTCCAGAGAACTGCTCAGCGAGGAGCAGTTTCGGAAGGGGATCGCCGAGCAGGTCGTGCTGACGAAGCTGGTGGCCAGGCGGGTACGAGCCAAGGTCGTCGTGCTTGACGAGGAGGTCCAGCAGTATTACGAGCAACAGCAGGCGCAATTTAAGGAGAGTCCCCAATTTAAAATTCGCCATCTTCTTGTGACTGTGCCGCCGCAGGCGACGCCCAGCGAGATATCGCGTGCCAAGAACCGGATTGAAGAGGCAAAGGAACTTCTTAAAACGGGAGCCAATTTCTCGACGGTCGCCAAGCAATACTCGGAAGGACCGCTCGCGTCGGCCAGTGGTGAGGTCTGGACAATGAAGCGCGGAGAACTCGCCCCGGAGTTGGAGCAGGCCGTCCTTGCCCTGCCGATCGGGCAAGCCAGCGACGTCATCACGACTCCGGCCGGCTTCCACCTTATTGTCGTCGAGGAGCGAGCTTTCGGTCAAGGCCTTGCGTTCGACCAGGTGAAGGAGCGTCTGCGTGCTATCCTGTTTGAACAGAAGACCGAGGCGAAATTTAAGGAGTGGATTGAGAGTCTCAAGACAAAGGCTCACGTCGAGAAGAAATTGTAG
- the def gene encoding peptide deformylase produces the protein MAKLPILLYPSPVIRKKSLSVTSINGELQRFIDDMVETMHAAPGMGLAAPQVGTLKRVIVLDPPDDVGLTGPLALINPVLIGGEGQIMEEEGCLCIPDLNEPVSRFQQVAVKAYDRNEKEIVLEGADLLARILQHEIDHLDGILFIDRLSTAKRLLLKRRLKNSIQRSAVSRQPKADGR, from the coding sequence ATGGCGAAGCTACCGATTCTGCTCTACCCATCTCCCGTTATCCGAAAGAAGTCACTGTCGGTCACGTCGATTAATGGCGAGCTTCAGCGCTTCATTGATGATATGGTGGAAACCATGCATGCGGCTCCAGGCATGGGTCTTGCCGCTCCCCAAGTGGGAACACTCAAACGGGTCATCGTTCTGGACCCGCCTGATGATGTCGGGCTCACCGGGCCCCTGGCCCTCATCAATCCCGTGCTGATTGGCGGTGAAGGGCAAATCATGGAAGAAGAGGGATGTCTCTGTATCCCGGACCTGAATGAGCCGGTCTCGCGATTTCAGCAGGTGGCGGTCAAGGCATATGATCGGAATGAGAAGGAGATCGTTCTGGAGGGGGCTGACCTGCTAGCGCGTATCCTGCAACACGAGATCGACCACCTGGATGGTATCCTGTTTATCGACCGCCTCAGCACCGCAAAGCGTCTTCTGCTCAAGCGACGGCTGAAGAACAGCATTCAGCGATCAGCGGTCAGCAGGCAGCCTAAAGCTGACGGCCGATAA
- the ftsX gene encoding permease-like cell division protein FtsX: protein MVEKLKHLLAYALINLVRAGWGGLASIVSIAVSFVIIGIFLLLIQHFSALVTEWKEQLQVSVFLDDQITPLQLDMLRRRIENEAAVRTFTFTTKEEALASFRRELKGQESLLEGLGDNPLPASYQLKIREGYQSPEALKGLSAFLSRLEGVEDIQYGQEWVERIARVAQLIRLLGAIIGSVLTLGSAMIVSNTIRLAVYTRAQEIEIMRLVGATKAYIRAPFLVEGMLQGSLGAGLALGVLFAAYRFVAPTFNVASPLFSTAAGQGFLESSMMAGLVGGGAVIGALGSALAVSRFLKL from the coding sequence GTGGTTGAGAAGCTGAAACATCTGTTGGCTTATGCTCTGATCAACCTGGTTCGCGCCGGATGGGGCGGGTTGGCGTCGATCGTCAGCATTGCGGTATCGTTCGTCATCATCGGCATCTTTCTTCTGTTGATCCAACATTTCAGCGCGCTTGTTACTGAGTGGAAAGAACAACTCCAGGTTTCTGTCTTCCTGGATGACCAGATTACTCCGTTACAGCTAGATATGCTCAGGCGACGAATCGAAAATGAGGCAGCCGTCAGGACCTTTACGTTCACGACAAAGGAAGAGGCTCTTGCCAGCTTCCGTCGAGAACTCAAGGGGCAGGAAAGTCTCCTTGAGGGCTTGGGTGATAATCCGCTCCCCGCTTCATATCAACTCAAGATCCGCGAAGGGTATCAAAGCCCGGAAGCCCTCAAAGGGCTCAGCGCATTCCTGAGCCGCCTCGAGGGGGTGGAGGATATCCAGTATGGACAGGAGTGGGTTGAGCGTATTGCCCGAGTCGCGCAACTCATCAGGCTGCTCGGCGCCATCATCGGTTCGGTGCTGACGCTAGGGTCAGCCATGATCGTCTCGAATACCATTCGGCTTGCCGTCTATACGCGCGCGCAGGAGATCGAGATCATGCGACTCGTCGGTGCTACCAAGGCGTATATCCGCGCCCCCTTTCTTGTGGAGGGGATGCTTCAGGGCAGCCTTGGCGCCGGGCTTGCCCTGGGTGTACTGTTTGCAGCTTACCGATTCGTCGCGCCGACCTTCAATGTGGCCTCTCCACTCTTCTCTACAGCAGCGGGGCAGGGATTCCTGGAATCGTCGATGATGGCAGGTTTGGTGGGGGGAGGCGCAGTGATCGGCGCCCTGGGCAGCGCACTCGCCGTCAGCCGCTTCTTGAAGCTATAG
- a CDS encoding S41 family peptidase, whose protein sequence is MRSGGPFQKGRKSLAIVLILLLLIIGGGGHHEVTAVEDNYERLKVFTEVLSLVQTNYVEETKPRDLIYSSIKGMLESLDPHSAFMPPDIFKEMQVETQGLFGGLGIEITVKDRMLTVVAPIEGTPADRAGMHPGDRIVKIDGSPTKDMTLMEAVKKLRGSKGTSVTLTILREESPGPFDLTLVREVIEVKSVKAKDLGDGIAYVRISAFQERTGKDLLKAIEQLGQGVMSAMVLDLRNNPGGLLNQAVQVSDLFLDQGQLIVYTEGRLKNQDLRFSAEHGAQIPKIPIVVLVNGGSASASEIVAGALQDWKRAVILGTKTFGKGSVQTVVPLSDGSGLRLTTAKYFTPQGRSIHGTGLVPDIIVEAPRPTVAKAQSAPPDEKEGEAGKERPERRQEKKISEEEGDASLQISKREGPDPSADVQLKRAMEILKASRIIEKGFVKGNAG, encoded by the coding sequence ATGAGATCCGGAGGTCCTTTTCAGAAAGGGCGAAAGAGTCTGGCCATTGTATTGATCTTGCTGTTGTTGATCATCGGTGGCGGAGGCCATCATGAGGTCACGGCTGTCGAGGACAACTACGAGCGGTTAAAGGTCTTCACGGAGGTCCTGTCGCTGGTCCAGACGAATTATGTGGAGGAAACGAAGCCTCGCGACCTCATCTACAGCAGTATTAAAGGGATGCTGGAGTCGCTCGATCCTCACAGCGCGTTCATGCCGCCCGATATTTTCAAAGAGATGCAGGTTGAGACTCAGGGCTTGTTTGGCGGTCTGGGGATCGAGATTACAGTGAAGGATAGAATGCTCACGGTGGTGGCGCCGATTGAAGGAACCCCAGCCGATCGGGCCGGCATGCATCCTGGCGACCGGATCGTGAAGATCGATGGAAGCCCAACTAAAGATATGACTCTCATGGAAGCAGTGAAAAAGCTTCGAGGCTCCAAGGGCACGAGCGTCACCCTGACCATCCTCCGTGAGGAGTCCCCTGGCCCGTTCGATCTGACGTTGGTTCGGGAAGTCATCGAGGTGAAGAGCGTGAAGGCCAAAGATCTTGGCGATGGGATCGCCTACGTCCGGATCAGTGCGTTCCAGGAGCGGACCGGGAAAGACCTCCTGAAGGCGATCGAGCAGTTGGGACAGGGCGTGATGTCGGCCATGGTGCTGGACCTTCGCAACAACCCGGGTGGCCTCCTGAATCAGGCTGTCCAGGTGTCCGATCTGTTCCTGGACCAAGGACAGCTCATTGTCTACACCGAGGGTCGGCTCAAGAACCAGGATCTCCGCTTCTCGGCAGAACACGGGGCCCAGATCCCCAAAATTCCCATTGTAGTCCTGGTGAATGGGGGCTCCGCCAGCGCCTCCGAGATTGTCGCAGGCGCGCTGCAGGACTGGAAAAGGGCGGTGATCCTTGGGACAAAAACCTTCGGGAAAGGATCGGTACAAACGGTTGTTCCGCTGAGCGATGGTTCCGGTCTGCGTTTGACTACGGCGAAGTACTTTACGCCGCAGGGACGGTCGATCCACGGCACCGGGCTTGTACCCGATATCATCGTAGAGGCACCACGGCCCACCGTAGCCAAGGCGCAGAGTGCCCCACCGGATGAAAAGGAGGGTGAGGCTGGAAAAGAGCGGCCTGAGAGACGGCAGGAAAAGAAAATTTCCGAAGAGGAAGGAGACGCGAGTCTCCAGATCAGTAAGCGAGAGGGGCCTGATCCCAGTGCCGACGTCCAGTTAAAGCGGGCGATGGAAATTCTCAAGGCGAGTCGGATTATCGAGAAGGGATTCGTAAAAGGGAATGCAGGGTAA
- a CDS encoding peptidoglycan DD-metalloendopeptidase family protein, with product MTCSPRALLTVVALITTLLLGPSSGLAADTKMGHSSRLREKREELKQVKRDLDRERQQAKQTARKERTLFDELKRTDRALQQKGRELKELQARLKVSTERLQTTQRDIALTRTQLDRMQGLFRRRIRAIYKQGRHGYVQALLSADDLSGTGRRIRYLAAIANQDQRMVAAYTVTLETLRTQQAELERSKTALTMDQKAVTEKREEVLEEQHTRRLLLGEVQEQKKGHLTAIRELELATRELQNLIGRLQKKRRPQIGKAPYPGSLRVPDVSKGPLGPFASLKGRLPWPTTGTMVSTFGRREHARYRTMIFNHGIEIRAPEKQKIASVFEGVVLYADWFKGYGRLIVLDHGEDYYTVYAHAAEILVKVGDRVAKGQTIGLIGNTGSVNGSQLYFEVRHRGRPQDPVAWLAPN from the coding sequence ATGACTTGTTCACCTCGTGCCCTCTTGACGGTGGTGGCCCTCATAACAACCCTTCTCCTCGGCCCGTCATCCGGCTTGGCAGCCGACACAAAGATGGGGCACTCGTCGCGCCTCCGCGAGAAGCGCGAAGAACTCAAGCAGGTCAAAAGGGATCTGGACCGGGAGCGTCAACAGGCGAAGCAGACAGCGCGGAAAGAGCGAACGCTTTTCGATGAGTTGAAGCGGACAGACCGGGCACTTCAGCAGAAGGGACGGGAACTGAAAGAGTTGCAGGCCAGGCTGAAGGTAAGCACGGAACGGCTTCAGACTACTCAGCGTGATATCGCACTGACCCGGACTCAGCTTGACCGAATGCAGGGCCTGTTCCGGAGGCGTATCCGCGCCATCTATAAACAAGGGCGCCACGGCTATGTTCAGGCGCTCCTGTCCGCGGATGACCTGTCCGGTACCGGGCGCCGCATACGATACCTCGCGGCGATCGCCAATCAGGATCAGCGGATGGTTGCCGCCTACACGGTGACTCTCGAGACGCTGCGCACTCAACAGGCCGAGCTGGAGCGATCAAAAACCGCGCTGACGATGGATCAGAAGGCCGTCACGGAAAAGCGCGAGGAGGTCTTGGAGGAGCAGCATACCAGGCGCCTGCTGCTGGGCGAGGTTCAGGAGCAGAAAAAGGGCCATCTGACCGCCATCCGGGAGCTGGAGCTGGCAACCAGAGAGCTCCAGAACCTCATCGGTCGCCTGCAGAAAAAGAGGCGGCCCCAGATCGGGAAAGCGCCTTATCCTGGGTCGTTGCGGGTTCCCGACGTTTCTAAAGGACCGCTCGGCCCGTTTGCATCGCTCAAGGGCCGCTTACCGTGGCCGACGACCGGCACCATGGTCTCTACGTTCGGTCGGCGAGAGCACGCACGTTACAGGACGATGATCTTCAACCACGGCATCGAGATCCGTGCTCCCGAGAAGCAAAAGATCGCGTCGGTCTTTGAAGGCGTTGTACTGTACGCCGATTGGTTCAAAGGGTATGGCCGCTTGATCGTCCTTGATCACGGGGAAGACTACTATACGGTGTATGCACATGCTGCAGAGATACTCGTCAAGGTGGGCGACCGGGTGGCAAAGGGACAGACTATCGGGTTAATCGGTAACACGGGGTCGGTGAACGGGTCGCAGCTCTATTTTGAAGTGCGGCATCGGGGAAGGCCCCAGGATCCTGTGGCCTGGCTTGCCCCCAACTAA
- a CDS encoding deoxyribonuclease IV: MVQLPQQRAEADLLLGAHMSIAGGIDLAPLRGQQIGCRTIQLFIKSSNQWRARSLPTEEIDRFRANLRAAAIAPAVAHSAYLINLASTDPALHQRSMAACLEEIERAEALSIPYLVIHPGAHMGAGEEAGLRQVANSFRELLMRTKGCRVQVVLETTAGQGTTLGHRFEQIALLLDQIGLPERTGVCLDTCHLFAAGYDIRTPEGYDAVVHVFDRIVGMPSLKVIHVNDCKKELGSRVDRHEHIGKGTIGLDAFRCLVTDPRLRGIPMIIETPKDNNFVTADRQNLETLRGLMGEQQAA, from the coding sequence ATGGTCCAACTACCACAACAGCGCGCTGAGGCCGACCTGCTCCTCGGCGCCCATATGTCAATCGCGGGCGGAATCGATCTGGCGCCGCTGAGGGGTCAGCAGATTGGTTGCCGAACCATCCAGCTTTTTATCAAAAGCAGCAACCAGTGGCGGGCCAGGTCCCTGCCCACCGAGGAGATTGACCGATTCCGCGCAAACCTTCGGGCTGCTGCAATTGCTCCAGCCGTGGCTCATAGCGCCTACCTGATCAATCTAGCCTCCACTGATCCTGCGCTGCATCAGAGGTCCATGGCAGCCTGCCTGGAGGAGATCGAGCGGGCCGAGGCGCTCAGCATTCCATATCTGGTGATCCATCCGGGGGCCCACATGGGAGCGGGCGAGGAGGCGGGATTACGACAGGTAGCGAATAGTTTTCGCGAGCTTCTCATGCGAACGAAGGGCTGTCGAGTCCAGGTAGTACTCGAAACGACTGCCGGCCAGGGAACTACCTTGGGGCACCGGTTCGAGCAGATCGCGCTGCTCCTGGATCAGATCGGCCTCCCGGAGCGGACAGGGGTCTGTCTGGATACCTGCCACCTGTTTGCTGCCGGCTACGATATCCGAACACCGGAGGGATATGACGCCGTCGTCCATGTGTTTGACCGGATCGTGGGTATGCCCTCCCTCAAGGTCATTCACGTCAACGACTGCAAGAAGGAGTTGGGAAGCCGCGTGGACCGTCATGAGCATATCGGCAAGGGAACGATCGGACTCGATGCGTTCCGCTGCCTCGTTACTGATCCCCGCTTACGTGGGATCCCGATGATCATCGAAACTCCGAAGGACAATAACTTCGTCACAGCCGATCGCCAAAATCTTGAAACCCTCCGAGGTCTTATGGGGGAGCAGCAGGCTGCGTAA
- the ftsE gene encoding cell division ATP-binding protein FtsE, translating to MIQMFHVYKTFGKDLEALVDVDLHIHKGEMVFLAGPNGAGKSTLLRLIFCDELPTSGQILVNGRNIVRMKPRAVPELRRTLGIVFQDFKLLRDRTIEENLALVARVVGMTTLQVQRKVEQLLKLVGLSHKARVVPYKLSNGEQQRVAVARALMNDPVILLADEPTGNLDPELAADVIRLLFEINAQGTTVLVATHNLKLAEEAGCRTVFLKQGRIVEEWQRVNRPAGWAQEKRVWSSTSLP from the coding sequence ATGATCCAGATGTTCCATGTGTACAAGACGTTTGGAAAAGATCTGGAGGCCTTGGTCGATGTCGATCTTCATATTCACAAAGGGGAGATGGTCTTCCTGGCTGGTCCCAATGGCGCCGGGAAAAGCACGCTACTCCGTTTGATCTTTTGCGACGAGCTTCCCACCTCTGGTCAGATCCTGGTCAATGGCCGCAATATCGTCCGCATGAAACCGAGGGCGGTCCCGGAACTGAGGCGGACTCTGGGGATCGTTTTTCAGGATTTCAAGCTCCTTCGCGATCGGACTATCGAGGAAAACCTTGCCTTGGTTGCCAGGGTCGTCGGCATGACAACGTTGCAGGTGCAGCGTAAGGTCGAACAACTGCTGAAGCTGGTTGGGCTTTCACACAAGGCGCGGGTGGTACCGTATAAGCTGTCAAACGGTGAGCAGCAGCGGGTGGCGGTGGCGAGAGCGCTGATGAATGATCCTGTCATCCTCTTAGCGGACGAGCCGACCGGAAACCTGGATCCTGAACTGGCCGCAGACGTCATACGACTTCTTTTTGAGATTAATGCGCAGGGAACCACCGTCCTGGTGGCTACTCACAATCTCAAACTGGCGGAGGAGGCGGGCTGTCGCACAGTATTCCTCAAACAAGGAAGGATCGTCGAGGAGTGGCAGCGGGTGAACCGGCCGGCAGGCTGGGCGCAAGAGAAAAGGGTCTGGAGTTCAACCAGTCTGCCTTGA
- a CDS encoding cupin domain-containing protein, giving the protein MKIRVERNPSPERLTALRVEDWPIWSKEVSTFPWSYNSTETCYILEGEVIVTPEGGESVQISKGDLVTFPVGMACTWDIRHPVKKHYQFD; this is encoded by the coding sequence ATGAAGATCCGAGTGGAGCGCAACCCCTCCCCAGAGCGACTCACAGCGCTCAGGGTCGAGGATTGGCCGATCTGGAGTAAAGAGGTCTCTACCTTTCCGTGGAGCTACAATAGCACGGAAACCTGTTATATCCTGGAGGGGGAGGTGATCGTGACGCCAGAGGGCGGGGAGTCGGTACAGATCAGCAAGGGAGATCTTGTGACCTTTCCCGTTGGGATGGCCTGCACCTGGGACATCCGCCATCCCGTCAAAAAGCATTACCAGTTTGACTGA
- the tsaD gene encoding tRNA (adenosine(37)-N6)-threonylcarbamoyltransferase complex transferase subunit TsaD, translating to MAHLTLGIETSCDETAAAVLEDGRRIRSSVVASQDLLHAPYGGIVPELASRRHVEAIWPVVREALTVAGVSLAELNGIAATSGPGLIGSLLVGLCFGKALAFARHIPLVGVNHLEGHLYAALLDHEELSFPFTGLVASGGHTHLYLAMAPGEYRLLGRTRDDAAGEAFDKVAKFLGLGYPGGPLIEEWARKGDPNAVRFPRSVPPRGSYDFSFSGLKTAVVNFVKRSTFNVQRSDSGSRQPSAFSFQPALDPALVADICAGFQEAVVDVLVRVSLTAAKESASQRLILAGGVACNGRLRSKLTERAMEEGVHVYYPKPSLCTDNTAMIAAAGYPRMLRGERVPLSLNADADLALGVM from the coding sequence ATGGCACATTTGACCTTAGGGATCGAAACCTCATGTGATGAGACGGCGGCGGCTGTACTGGAGGATGGCCGGCGAATCCGTTCTTCCGTCGTCGCCTCTCAGGATCTCCTCCACGCCCCCTACGGCGGGATCGTTCCCGAGTTGGCCTCCCGCCGTCACGTGGAGGCGATCTGGCCGGTGGTGCGGGAGGCATTGACCGTGGCAGGGGTCAGCCTAGCCGAGCTGAACGGGATTGCGGCAACGTCAGGACCTGGGTTGATCGGTTCTCTGCTGGTCGGTCTCTGCTTCGGGAAGGCACTCGCCTTTGCCCGTCATATCCCGCTGGTCGGCGTCAACCACCTGGAGGGGCATCTCTATGCCGCCCTATTGGATCATGAGGAACTCTCCTTCCCCTTCACCGGACTCGTGGCGTCGGGCGGCCACACTCACCTCTATCTGGCAATGGCCCCAGGTGAGTATCGCTTACTCGGTCGGACCAGGGACGATGCTGCCGGAGAGGCCTTCGATAAAGTGGCCAAATTTCTCGGCCTTGGTTATCCAGGCGGGCCGTTGATTGAGGAGTGGGCGAGGAAGGGCGACCCGAACGCTGTGCGATTTCCCAGATCGGTTCCTCCGCGAGGGTCATACGATTTCAGCTTCAGCGGTCTGAAGACTGCAGTCGTCAATTTTGTCAAGCGTTCAACATTCAATGTTCAACGTTCAGATAGTGGTTCGCGTCAGCCTTCAGCCTTCAGCTTTCAGCCTGCCCTTGACCCTGCCTTGGTGGCGGATATCTGCGCCGGATTTCAAGAGGCTGTGGTAGATGTGCTGGTTCGAGTGAGCCTGACGGCGGCGAAGGAATCTGCCTCGCAACGTCTCATCCTGGCCGGAGGGGTAGCCTGTAATGGTAGGCTCCGGTCAAAGCTTACAGAGCGAGCGATGGAGGAGGGTGTACACGTCTACTACCCCAAACCGTCTCTCTGTACCGATAATACTGCTATGATTGCGGCTGCCGGCTACCCTCGCATGCTGCGCGGCGAGAGAGTCCCGCTTTCGTTGAACGCCGATGCCGATCTTGCGCTCGGTGTGATGTAA